CACCCGGATGCTGATCGGACCGCCCTCGGCCTGGCGAATCTCGAACTGGTTCGTCTTGCGGATAAGATCGCTGAGTTTTCGGAAGCCGAATGTACGCGGGTCGAAATCCGGCGCCAGGTTCAACAACTGCTTGCCGACGGTGCCCAGGTTGACCCAGCCGTCATCGCTATCCTCCTGGGACAGTACCTTCTTGATCAGCGGCACGGCCGATGTTGCCGGCTGCAGCGGCTTGTCGGTGGAAGCAGTATTCTGCTCGTCCTTGATCGTGCCAGGAAGCAAATTTTCGGTATAGACGAACCGCCGGCAGGCCTGGCGAAAACTTTCCGGTGTCTTCTGCTCGCCGAAGCCGAATACATCGACACCCTGTTCACGGATCCGGGCGGCAAGCCGCGTGAAATCGCTGTCCGAGGACACCAGGCAAAAGCCGTCGAACCGACCGCTGTGCAGCAAATCCATTGCATCGATGACCAAAGTGATATCGGAAGCATTCTTTCCCGTTGTATACGCGAATTGCTGCTGCGGGATAATCGCGTGCTTTGCGAGTACGTCCGCCCAACCCTTGGAGCGCGTGCCGGAAAAATCACCGTAGATGCGACGCACGCTCGCCTCCCCGATTTTGGCTACCTCTTCGAACAGCCCGTCGGCGATTTTAGCGGATGTATTGTCCGCATCAATCAGAACAGCCAGGCGCGGAGATCGAGTTTCAGACGGCATTGCTCTTCCTCATTTTTAAAACGGTCTCGAAGGCCAGCAGAGCCTGGCTCGGACCAGGCAAGCAACTTCATTTAACTCGCCCATCGGACCGAGCGAAAACCTGCCTCGTCGGATGATGTCAGTAGCCGCCAGCCGAGTTGATCTACCCTTCCCCGCTCCAGCATCCGCCGATCGCAAAACCCTGACAGCTGTCAGGGTTTTGACCAGCCGACCACAAGCATAGGCAACCAACTATCCCGTCCTGCGATTGCTATCGCCATCGACCCGAAGCAGCGCCATAAGCGCCGGGCCAAGTGAAAATTCGCCCCGTGCCGCCTTCCGTGTCAGGTCTCGCAGATATCCGCCAGGCGAGTTGATGTGCCCTGCCCGCTCAAGGATGCAGGCGATCGCCGTGGCCGCACTTTCCGGCCCCATCACCTCGCAGGCCTCCTGATAGGCTGACGGGCTGACGCCCAGCATCGACCGGACGACCACCGCTGCACCCATCATCTCGCGCCAACTTCCGATCGTACCGCCCGGGCCATATATCGCGATCTCGGGGCAAGCCCGCATCACCATGCCAAGTGGGAAATTCCGGACGGGCTCCCGCTTCGGCCGATCATCGTCCACCGGCTTTGCGCCCTGCTCGTTTTCAGAGCTAGGTTCAAATTCAGTGATGGATTCGGTGTTTGAATTCTGTATGTGACGCCCATTTTGGTCACCATTGGTGCTATTATTTTCGTCTTTTTGCTGCATTTCCAGGATGTTGACAGCCTCCTGCAGCAAGAGCTCCATCTCGTCCAGGATTGAATTCACATCACTGAGGGTCGG
The Rhizobium lentis DNA segment above includes these coding regions:
- a CDS encoding NYN domain-containing protein, with translation MPSETRSPRLAVLIDADNTSAKIADGLFEEVAKIGEASVRRIYGDFSGTRSKGWADVLAKHAIIPQQQFAYTTGKNASDITLVIDAMDLLHSGRFDGFCLVSSDSDFTRLAARIREQGVDVFGFGEQKTPESFRQACRRFVYTENLLPGTIKDEQNTASTDKPLQPATSAVPLIKKVLSQEDSDDGWVNLGTVGKQLLNLAPDFDPRTFGFRKLSDLIRKTNQFEIRQAEGGPISIRVKQRGNK